In Citrobacter sp. RHB25-C09, the following proteins share a genomic window:
- a CDS encoding glutathione peroxidase, whose amino-acid sequence MQNTILNTEVTTIDGQVVTLDKYAGNVLLIVNVASKCGLTPQYEQLENIQKAWGERGFYVLGFPCNQFLGQEPGSEEEIKTYCATTWGVTFPMFSKIDVNGEGRHPLYQKLIAAAPTAVAPEESGFYERMASKGRAPLYPDDILWNFEKFLVGRDGQVIQRFSPDMTPEDPIVMESIKLALAK is encoded by the coding sequence ATGCAAAACACGATATTAAATACAGAAGTTACGACAATTGATGGGCAGGTGGTGACGCTGGATAAGTACGCCGGAAATGTCCTGCTGATCGTCAACGTGGCCTCAAAGTGTGGACTCACGCCACAGTATGAACAATTAGAAAATATCCAGAAGGCGTGGGGTGAACGGGGCTTCTACGTTCTGGGGTTTCCCTGCAATCAGTTTCTTGGGCAAGAGCCGGGCAGCGAAGAAGAAATTAAAACGTATTGTGCGACAACCTGGGGTGTGACGTTCCCGATGTTCAGCAAAATTGATGTCAATGGCGAAGGGCGTCACCCGCTTTACCAGAAGTTGATTGCGGCAGCGCCGACGGCGGTGGCACCGGAAGAGAGCGGGTTCTATGAGCGTATGGCCAGTAAAGGGCGTGCGCCGCTGTATCCGGACGATATTTTGTGGAATTTTGAGAAGTTCCTGGTGGGCAGAGACGGTCAGGTTATTCAGCGTTTTTCACCCGATATGACGCCTGAGGAT